The following coding sequences lie in one Chloroflexota bacterium genomic window:
- a CDS encoding glycosyltransferase family 39 protein translates to MTRLDGVLARLRLWHILALFAALATWSSIVVPLGEGPDELPHFTIIRYIVRNGHRPATPNEHEAFQPPLYYFISAGLTFWINTDDFVIKANADYDPVAPDAPKTLLLHTRAEAFPYQGWALAWHLMRLTSVLMGVVTVTAIYATALALSGERPFALAAAVCTAFLPGFIYMSAVVNNDDLATMFAALLCWQSVSLLLSCARLTARRAAAIGLLLGLGFLSKTSMLAFAALVAPAFAAAAWLHSGRFIAGARASLIAYVVAVAVSFWYFVDNIAAFGDWLGWPLVLSANAVRTQQLDLGGWLSALAQVYRSFWLEWIGIALPAPLLAIVSVFAVLAALGLLLRVARMPRDWRVLARSPRWMAVAWLAVLAAIIAASWIRWTQTVLGTEQARLFYPALSPLVLALVFGLRAVHRRLPWVLAGVLCVLAVIAPPLFFAPAYAPAPRIAALPPGAQSISATFKDKLRLIGWDVSAKRARPGDVLKIGLYWESLKDLTDDDWLKIQLLDAGDRFVAFKDGSPSAGRDSTDSWRRGERIASLHRLAMPPDLRPGVYRLTVGIHPYGRKNWFPIDEENMWIALSDQLVLTEISVE, encoded by the coding sequence ATGACGCGGCTCGACGGCGTTCTGGCGCGCCTGCGCCTCTGGCATATCCTCGCCCTGTTCGCCGCGCTGGCGACATGGTCGTCGATCGTCGTTCCGCTTGGCGAAGGGCCGGACGAACTGCCGCACTTCACGATCATTCGCTACATCGTGCGGAACGGTCACCGCCCCGCCACACCGAACGAGCACGAGGCGTTCCAGCCGCCGTTGTACTACTTCATCAGCGCCGGGCTGACGTTCTGGATCAACACCGACGACTTCGTTATCAAGGCCAACGCGGACTACGACCCGGTCGCGCCCGATGCGCCAAAGACGCTGCTGCTGCACACCCGTGCCGAGGCGTTTCCATATCAGGGTTGGGCGCTGGCGTGGCATCTGATGCGCCTGACATCGGTGCTGATGGGCGTTGTCACCGTCACCGCGATCTACGCGACCGCGTTAGCGCTCTCCGGCGAGCGGCCTTTCGCGCTGGCTGCCGCCGTATGCACCGCGTTCCTGCCAGGCTTCATCTATATGTCGGCGGTCGTCAACAACGACGATCTGGCTACCATGTTCGCCGCTTTGCTCTGCTGGCAGTCGGTATCGCTGCTGCTGAGTTGCGCGCGGCTGACGGCCCGCCGCGCTGCCGCTATCGGGCTGCTGCTCGGGTTGGGATTCCTGTCCAAGACGAGTATGCTCGCGTTCGCGGCGCTGGTTGCGCCGGCGTTCGCCGCCGCCGCGTGGCTGCACAGCGGGCGGTTCATCGCCGGTGCGCGCGCCAGCCTGATCGCCTACGTCGTCGCGGTCGCGGTCAGTTTCTGGTACTTTGTGGACAATATCGCCGCGTTTGGCGACTGGCTTGGCTGGCCGCTGGTGCTGTCCGCCAACGCCGTGCGCACGCAGCAACTGGATCTCGGCGGCTGGTTGTCCGCGCTGGCGCAGGTCTATCGCAGCTTCTGGCTGGAGTGGATCGGCATCGCGCTGCCCGCGCCGCTGTTGGCGATTGTCAGCGTGTTTGCCGTGCTGGCCGCGCTCGGCCTGCTGTTGCGTGTTGCGCGCATGCCGCGCGACTGGCGCGTGCTCGCGCGCTCGCCGCGTTGGATGGCGGTGGCATGGCTGGCTGTGCTGGCGGCCATCATCGCCGCCTCGTGGATTCGCTGGACGCAGACGGTGCTCGGCACCGAACAAGCGCGGCTGTTCTACCCGGCGCTATCGCCGCTGGTGCTGGCGCTGGTATTCGGCTTGCGCGCCGTGCATCGCCGCCTGCCATGGGTGCTGGCCGGTGTGCTGTGTGTGCTGGCCGTCATTGCGCCGCCGCTCTTCTTCGCGCCCGCCTACGCCCCCGCGCCGCGTATCGCTGCGCTGCCGCCCGGCGCGCAGTCGATCAGCGCGACGTTCAAGGACAAGCTGCGGTTGATCGGCTGGGACGTGTCCGCCAAACGCGCCCGCCCGGGCGATGTGCTCAAAATCGGGTTATACTGGGAATCGTTGAAAGACCTGACTGACGATGACTGGCTGAAAATCCAGTTGCTCGATGCCGGCGACCGCTTCGTTGCGTTCAAGGATGGCTCGCCGTCGGCGGGGCGCGATTCGACCGACTCGTGGCGGCGCGGCGAGCGGATCGCATCGTTGCACCGGCTGGCCATGCCGCCCGACCTGCGGCCAGGCGTCTATCGCCTGACCGTCGGCATCCACCCGTATGGCCGCAAAAACTGGTTCCCGATCGACGAAGAAAATATGTGGATTGCGTTGAGCGACCAACTCGTGCTGACTGAGATTAGCGTCGAATGA
- a CDS encoding glycosyltransferase family 39 protein, which yields MTVTPTVPSGLSAASDLLAVRTRLPSRLFWLSLVLGAFMLRLHWLYAAGFWFDEAASYYIAGKGLAGILDYARLSPGEHPPVYYWPFLLWMNAAGTTEFALRYFSLFFGVLFVPLFYRFARRHFDHRLALLATLLAVPMPFLVTYSQEARMYTLVMCLSVLAADYFLRWVRGDSRAAWLHFLFIALALSVHYYALLLLAAEDVYLLSRRDLWRRVGLPLALAHLVLGGALAAWLFSARGAVASVGLAFRNPLFAGRSFDETARIAVDLMVGGVVIRPLDLPDYLLSALGWLLVLLGILWAHRHLDAWSRGAPLRAWLFAVAIVPVLLATVVPYVYAARYLFVTIPAWLLLLASGLLSLRTHPRRAAAAGLLLAVIGLYGLNQNYGFIKSPYREMSNVVNTNGRPGDTIILHGPGQWPLALYYLKGGLPQRYIPTNAEAAELVDIDPGMRALQNSSARLWVVSEQAIVVDPGNNVPRWLALNAYPVLRFWFKNGQAVALYASGSTLQPPRLWQSSFGEWLLLEQAALSANTAAPGDSLAIELKWHALKPIPQPLQLLMTLRLVDAADRVVVERVTKPCDGFCPIDDWVPGDSMPDRHGLLVPPDAPPGEYRLQLSVFSPRQNADLPVAGTPGSVLELARIRVGPAASGR from the coding sequence CGCCTGCCGAGCCGCCTGTTCTGGCTGTCGCTCGTGCTGGGCGCCTTCATGCTGCGCCTGCACTGGCTGTATGCCGCCGGGTTCTGGTTTGACGAGGCGGCCAGCTACTACATCGCGGGCAAGGGGTTGGCCGGCATCCTGGACTATGCGCGCCTGTCGCCCGGCGAGCATCCGCCCGTCTATTACTGGCCGTTCCTGCTTTGGATGAACGCGGCCGGCACGACCGAGTTCGCACTGCGCTATTTTTCGCTCTTCTTCGGCGTGCTGTTCGTGCCGCTCTTTTACCGCTTCGCGCGCCGTCACTTCGATCACCGGCTGGCCCTGCTGGCGACGCTACTCGCCGTACCGATGCCGTTTCTCGTGACGTACTCGCAGGAAGCACGCATGTATACGCTGGTCATGTGCTTGTCGGTGCTGGCGGCCGATTACTTCCTGCGCTGGGTGCGCGGCGATAGCCGGGCGGCCTGGCTGCACTTCTTGTTCATTGCGCTGGCATTGAGCGTACACTACTACGCACTACTGTTGCTGGCCGCCGAGGACGTGTATCTCCTGAGCCGCCGCGATCTGTGGCGGCGCGTTGGGTTGCCGCTGGCGCTGGCGCATCTGGTGCTGGGTGGGGCGCTGGCGGCCTGGCTGTTCAGCGCGCGCGGCGCGGTGGCGTCGGTCGGGCTGGCGTTCCGCAACCCGCTGTTTGCGGGGCGCAGTTTTGACGAGACGGCGCGCATTGCGGTGGACCTGATGGTCGGCGGCGTCGTGATTCGCCCGCTGGACCTGCCGGATTACCTGCTGTCGGCGCTGGGCTGGCTGCTGGTGCTGCTCGGCATCCTCTGGGCGCACCGGCATCTCGATGCCTGGTCGCGCGGCGCGCCGCTGCGCGCGTGGCTGTTTGCGGTGGCGATTGTGCCCGTGCTGCTGGCAACGGTGGTGCCGTACGTGTATGCCGCGCGCTACCTGTTTGTGACGATTCCCGCCTGGCTGCTGCTGCTGGCATCCGGCTTGCTCTCGCTGCGGACGCACCCGCGCCGCGCCGCCGCCGCCGGGCTGCTGCTGGCCGTGATCGGCCTCTACGGGCTAAACCAGAATTACGGCTTCATCAAGAGCCCGTACCGCGAGATGTCCAACGTGGTGAACACCAACGGGCGGCCCGGCGACACGATCATCCTGCATGGTCCCGGCCAATGGCCGCTGGCGCTCTACTATCTGAAGGGCGGCTTGCCGCAGCGCTACATCCCAACCAATGCCGAGGCCGCCGAACTCGTAGACATCGACCCGGGGATGCGCGCGCTGCAGAACAGTAGTGCGCGCCTGTGGGTGGTGTCGGAACAGGCAATCGTCGTCGATCCCGGCAACAACGTGCCGCGCTGGCTGGCGCTGAACGCATACCCGGTCCTGCGTTTCTGGTTCAAGAACGGGCAGGCAGTCGCGCTGTACGCCTCAGGCAGTACATTGCAGCCGCCCCGGCTGTGGCAGTCGTCGTTTGGCGAGTGGCTCTTGCTGGAGCAGGCGGCGCTTTCGGCAAACACGGCTGCGCCCGGCGACAGCCTCGCCATCGAGTTGAAGTGGCACGCGTTGAAGCCGATCCCGCAGCCGCTTCAACTGCTCATGACGCTGCGCCTCGTCGATGCGGCCGACCGGGTCGTGGTCGAGCGTGTGACGAAACCGTGCGACGGCTTCTGCCCGATCGACGATTGGGTGCCCGGTGACTCGATGCCCGACCGGCACGGGTTGCTTGTTCCGCCTGATGCGCCTCCCGGCGAGTACCGCCTTCAGCTTTCCGTGTTCTCGCCGCGCCAGAACGCCGACCTGCCGGTGGCTGGCACGCCGGGGAGCGTGCTCGAACTGGCGCGCATCCGGGTCGGTCCGGCCGCGAGCGGGCGATGA
- a CDS encoding YfhO family protein, with protein sequence MKNRLPDATLLALLLALPLLFHWRILAPGALDRGSFPSGDFAEQFYAFARFAYNELSHGRVPLWNPYTYAGHPFLADVQSAVFYPPSLLVMLAASALGGFSLLALEWQAVLHFSQAGIFTYLFARDALARMSDVGVTTRVRGAAFLAALVFTFGGYLTSYPSQQLAVLETDVWLPLVLLVLGRTYRARTVGSGAALAAGFVFGIALLAGHPQSALYVGLASAAYALFTARIERVSWRALLVSLGLFGVAALGVSAIQWLPSFEFMRLSSRQSLSYDDYARGFDLLDPLQMLLPGSVSAYSPLYAGIVPLALALMAPALSRHGRRLIAFWIGLAVVALALSFGGNLFFYPLLYLFAPLFALFRQQERAAFLFSFALAMLAGHGALALCAPLPRGLHRRLRAFSGWAFRAVVLTAAFFVLLYFAWMVAELKHDSPFREASERAVWLALMLGGLALLLAFRLRMRWRSARLLALAAVLVGLDLFTVNWQTNFQPLPPEAQVQPPAYLSLIQADASEFRTYNEYRLFGNFGDTFDLADTWGASPLRLAAYEQFHKLPLARVWGLLNVKYVITWRQSLAELGVMSEVIASQKISDKESTYVHRLANVAPRAALVGVVDVVPGQAEAMARLGAPEFDFARQAIVPAPVAVNAPDIRGGVTLLSRTANGSTWQVNASRSALLVLAENDYPGWRALVDGVDAPIACANVIMRAVVVPAGTHRVEFVFDPPVVKLGAAISLFTLAALGAVALWSRRRHAA encoded by the coding sequence GTGAAAAATCGCCTGCCCGACGCAACCCTGCTCGCGCTGCTGCTGGCGCTGCCGCTGCTCTTCCACTGGCGCATCCTGGCGCCGGGTGCGCTCGACCGCGGCTCGTTTCCGTCCGGCGACTTTGCCGAGCAGTTCTACGCGTTTGCACGCTTTGCGTACAACGAACTGTCGCACGGTCGCGTGCCGCTCTGGAATCCGTACACCTATGCGGGGCACCCGTTCCTCGCCGATGTGCAGTCCGCCGTCTTCTACCCGCCGTCGCTGCTGGTGATGCTCGCCGCGTCCGCGCTGGGCGGCTTTTCGCTGTTGGCGCTGGAGTGGCAAGCCGTCCTGCACTTCTCGCAGGCGGGCATCTTCACCTACCTTTTCGCGCGTGACGCCCTGGCGCGCATGTCGGACGTTGGCGTGACGACGCGCGTGCGCGGCGCAGCGTTCCTGGCGGCACTCGTTTTCACGTTCGGCGGCTACCTGACGTCGTACCCGTCGCAGCAACTGGCGGTGCTGGAGACCGACGTCTGGCTCCCATTGGTGCTGCTGGTGCTCGGCCGCACTTATCGCGCACGCACGGTGGGCTCTGGCGCGGCGCTGGCGGCTGGTTTCGTCTTTGGTATTGCGCTGCTGGCAGGGCACCCGCAGTCGGCGCTCTACGTGGGGCTGGCCAGCGCAGCGTATGCGCTTTTCACGGCCCGCATCGAGCGTGTGTCGTGGCGCGCGCTGCTCGTCTCGCTCGGTCTGTTCGGTGTTGCTGCGCTCGGCGTTTCAGCGATCCAGTGGCTGCCGAGCTTCGAATTCATGCGCCTGTCGTCGCGGCAGAGCCTCTCATACGATGATTACGCGCGCGGCTTCGACCTGCTCGACCCGTTGCAGATGCTGCTGCCCGGCTCGGTCAGCGCCTACTCGCCGCTCTACGCTGGCATCGTGCCGCTGGCGTTGGCGCTCATGGCGCCCGCTCTTTCGCGCCATGGGCGCAGACTGATCGCATTCTGGATCGGGCTAGCTGTCGTTGCACTGGCGCTCTCGTTCGGCGGCAACCTGTTCTTCTACCCGCTGCTCTATCTGTTTGCGCCGCTGTTTGCGCTGTTTCGCCAGCAGGAGCGCGCGGCGTTCCTGTTTTCGTTCGCGCTCGCGATGCTGGCCGGGCACGGCGCGCTCGCGCTCTGCGCGCCGCTGCCGCGCGGCCTGCATCGCCGCCTGCGCGCATTCAGCGGGTGGGCGTTTCGCGCTGTGGTACTTACCGCGGCGTTCTTCGTCCTGCTGTACTTTGCGTGGATGGTCGCCGAGCTTAAGCATGACAGCCCGTTCCGCGAGGCAAGCGAGCGCGCCGTCTGGCTGGCGTTGATGCTCGGCGGCCTGGCGCTGCTGCTCGCGTTCCGTCTGCGAATGCGCTGGCGCAGCGCGCGCCTGCTGGCGCTGGCGGCCGTTCTGGTGGGGCTTGACCTGTTCACGGTGAACTGGCAGACGAACTTCCAGCCGTTGCCGCCCGAGGCGCAGGTGCAGCCGCCGGCGTACCTATCGCTAATTCAGGCCGACGCGTCCGAGTTCCGCACCTACAATGAGTATCGCCTCTTCGGCAACTTCGGCGACACGTTCGACCTCGCAGACACCTGGGGCGCGAGCCCGCTGCGGCTGGCCGCCTACGAGCAGTTCCACAAGCTGCCGCTGGCGCGCGTCTGGGGTCTGCTCAACGTGAAGTATGTGATCACCTGGCGGCAGTCGCTGGCTGAACTGGGCGTCATGAGCGAGGTGATTGCTTCGCAGAAGATCAGCGACAAAGAGTCGACGTATGTGCATCGCCTGGCGAACGTCGCGCCACGCGCTGCGCTGGTCGGCGTGGTGGACGTGGTGCCGGGGCAGGCTGAGGCGATGGCGCGGCTCGGCGCGCCGGAGTTCGACTTCGCGCGGCAGGCGATCGTGCCCGCGCCGGTGGCAGTGAATGCTCCCGATATACGGGGCGGCGTCACGCTGCTGTCTCGCACCGCGAACGGCTCGACGTGGCAGGTGAACGCCAGCCGCAGCGCCCTGCTGGTGCTGGCCGAGAACGATTACCCCGGCTGGCGGGCGCTGGTGGACGGCGTCGATGCGCCCATCGCGTGCGCCAACGTCATCATGCGCGCGGTCGTCGTGCCGGCCGGCACGCACCGGGTCGAGTTTGTGTTTGACCCGCCCGTCGTCAAGCTCGGCGCGGCCATCTCGCTGTTCACGCTTGCCGCGCTGGGTGCGGTCGCCCTGTGGTCGCGCCGGAGGCATGCCGCGTGA
- a CDS encoding glycosyltransferase family 39 protein, whose product MKRYRVPLLLSLLGWATHLFRADAQSLRGDESFDVLFALQPLGEIFYQDRFNQIYPPLYHTLDHFWLLLAGTSQLSARFIALAAGVALVPLTYRLGRTLLGEAAARLGALLVALHPFLIWHSQDGRMYTLLAALALASALVAERIWRSAGGRVGLALWTAYLLLTTLNILNHYFAYFAVFAINVVALLLWWRRRWPLGFYLRWFLVNALAGVVAIIWFALAWARIAGHSEPWIEPVSPLDVLGRSALAYSLGTTVEWAQAWPFVGVMLGLAVLGALAVARGAPYERERSALTALGILTVLPLALIYAGSLFRPMYDEKFLIFIVPFYMLLAARGLLALGRWRWPLFAVASAGMLLALVNYHTDPRFAKAPPWRETAQAILSQAQPGDVVVYNFPDPSMPYQIGDRLPIVLVPGQGPGDPAVARPLGPESVEPELDRLAGAYNRIWFVPQPAPNWDRDGVTGQVLTRFADRDYETSFGSLRLERYLSPRAYQALWSPIGAAFGDGIELLAYRAARVPGAVRLTLYWRAARVPAKDYTVFAHLLNEAGALAAQQDNPPVGGSYPTTQWVPGRTIVDRYDIIMSTDLPSGRYRFEVGLYDAGGTRLRAGNDDKVVFGDFRP is encoded by the coding sequence GTGAAGCGCTATCGCGTGCCTCTGCTGCTGTCCCTGCTCGGCTGGGCGACGCACCTGTTCCGCGCCGATGCGCAGTCTCTGCGCGGCGACGAGTCGTTTGACGTGCTGTTTGCCCTGCAGCCGCTTGGCGAGATCTTCTATCAGGATCGCTTCAACCAGATCTACCCACCTCTTTATCACACGCTCGACCATTTCTGGCTGCTACTGGCCGGCACCTCGCAGCTCAGTGCCCGCTTCATCGCGCTGGCTGCAGGCGTCGCGCTTGTGCCGCTGACGTACCGGCTGGGCCGCACCCTGCTCGGCGAGGCGGCGGCGCGGCTGGGGGCGCTCTTGGTAGCTCTGCACCCGTTCCTGATCTGGCACTCGCAGGACGGGCGCATGTACACCCTGCTCGCCGCGCTGGCGCTGGCCTCGGCGCTGGTCGCGGAGCGCATCTGGCGCTCGGCGGGCGGGCGTGTAGGGCTGGCGCTCTGGACGGCGTATCTCCTGCTGACGACGCTCAACATCCTCAACCATTACTTCGCCTACTTCGCGGTGTTCGCCATCAACGTGGTCGCGTTGCTGCTCTGGTGGCGTCGCCGCTGGCCATTGGGGTTCTACCTGCGCTGGTTCCTTGTCAATGCGCTGGCCGGCGTGGTCGCCATCATCTGGTTTGCCCTCGCCTGGGCGCGCATCGCCGGGCATAGCGAGCCCTGGATCGAGCCGGTCTCGCCGCTCGACGTGCTGGGGCGCAGCGCGCTGGCGTACTCGCTCGGCACGACGGTCGAATGGGCGCAAGCGTGGCCGTTCGTCGGTGTCATGCTCGGGCTGGCTGTGCTCGGCGCACTGGCGGTGGCCCGCGGCGCACCGTATGAGCGTGAGCGTTCCGCGCTGACGGCGCTCGGCATCCTGACTGTGTTGCCGCTGGCGCTGATCTATGCCGGCTCGCTCTTCCGCCCGATGTACGATGAGAAGTTCCTGATCTTCATCGTGCCGTTCTACATGCTGCTCGCGGCGCGCGGCCTGCTGGCGCTGGGCCGCTGGCGCTGGCCGCTGTTCGCTGTGGCAAGCGCCGGCATGCTGCTCGCGCTGGTCAACTACCACACGGACCCTCGCTTCGCCAAAGCGCCGCCTTGGCGCGAGACAGCACAGGCGATCCTGTCGCAGGCGCAGCCCGGCGATGTGGTCGTATACAACTTCCCCGACCCGTCGATGCCGTACCAGATTGGCGACCGCCTGCCGATCGTCCTGGTGCCGGGGCAGGGACCGGGCGACCCGGCGGTCGCCAGGCCGCTTGGGCCGGAATCGGTCGAGCCGGAACTGGACCGGCTGGCCGGCGCGTACAACCGCATCTGGTTCGTGCCGCAGCCCGCGCCGAACTGGGACCGCGACGGCGTGACCGGGCAGGTGCTAACGCGCTTCGCCGACCGCGACTACGAGACGTCGTTTGGCTCGCTGCGGCTGGAGCGTTATCTCTCGCCGCGCGCGTATCAGGCGCTCTGGTCGCCGATTGGCGCGGCGTTTGGCGATGGCATCGAGTTGCTGGCGTACCGTGCCGCGCGCGTACCCGGCGCCGTCCGGCTCACGCTGTACTGGCGGGCGGCGCGTGTGCCGGCCAAAGACTACACCGTCTTCGCGCACCTGCTGAACGAGGCCGGCGCGCTGGCGGCCCAGCAGGACAACCCACCGGTCGGCGGGTCGTATCCGACGACGCAGTGGGTGCCGGGCCGCACGATTGTCGACCGCTATGATATAATAATGAGTACCGATCTGCCCTCGGGCCGCTACCGTTTCGAGGTCGGCCTGTACGATGCGGGCGGCACGCGCCTCCGCGCCGGCAACGACGATAAGGTCGTTTTCGGCGATTTCAGGCCGTAA
- a CDS encoding O-antigen ligase family protein, with product MLNSLRWASAPLLLTIALVGIAAGALVAFVNPLIGFAALVGLLGASVLARDAQWGLYGVMAIATLLPFAAIPLNIGFNPTFLDIVTLLLVAVWLVQVATGRRAGWHTTALDLPVLLFLALALTAFILGLGAAGVSVATLRRFVEILMAIGAYFVVANVLRARPDLERAAKVLLALGFAASLIGIILYVIPDALANQLLNTLRVVRYPTGNVLRYIEDDPSLPKRAIATAVDPNVLGGLLILMISLAIPQWFSPRRLFRRELIVAIVAATGLCLLLTFSRGSLLGAGVAVGFILFALLSRRMPPLVAAVITGGSIVLGAALVFGLLWVLPWTQSYATHLVEGILGQDRATQMRFGEYKDALNLIARYPWFGVGFTGVPDVDLYVGVSSLYLLMASRMGLIGLASFAIVIVVFFTNRWVVFKRAAEIDPILLGALAAVLGALVGGIFDHYFFNLDFPHSVTLFWLFVGMAMSAHSADGNDV from the coding sequence ATGTTGAACTCTCTCCGCTGGGCGTCTGCCCCGCTTCTGCTCACCATCGCGCTGGTCGGCATCGCCGCCGGCGCGCTTGTGGCGTTTGTCAACCCGCTGATCGGCTTCGCCGCGCTCGTTGGGCTGCTTGGCGCATCCGTGCTGGCGCGCGACGCGCAGTGGGGCCTGTACGGCGTCATGGCGATCGCCACGCTCCTGCCGTTTGCGGCGATTCCGCTCAATATCGGCTTCAACCCGACGTTCCTCGACATCGTCACGCTACTGCTCGTCGCGGTCTGGCTGGTGCAGGTGGCGACTGGGCGGCGCGCCGGCTGGCACACCACCGCGCTCGACCTGCCGGTGCTGCTCTTCCTCGCGCTGGCGTTGACGGCGTTCATTCTCGGTCTCGGCGCGGCCGGCGTCAGCGTCGCCACCCTGCGCCGCTTCGTCGAAATCCTGATGGCGATCGGCGCATACTTTGTCGTCGCCAATGTGCTGCGCGCGCGTCCCGATCTGGAACGCGCCGCCAAAGTGCTACTGGCGCTCGGCTTCGCCGCCTCGCTGATCGGCATTATCCTGTACGTCATCCCGGACGCGCTGGCCAACCAGTTGCTCAACACCTTGCGCGTCGTGCGCTACCCAACCGGCAACGTGCTGCGCTACATCGAGGACGATCCGTCTCTGCCCAAGCGTGCCATCGCCACCGCAGTGGATCCGAATGTGCTGGGCGGTCTGCTGATCCTGATGATCTCGTTGGCCATCCCGCAGTGGTTTTCGCCGCGCCGCCTGTTCCGTCGCGAACTGATCGTGGCGATAGTCGCGGCGACCGGCCTGTGCCTGCTGTTGACGTTCTCGCGCGGCTCGCTGCTCGGCGCGGGGGTGGCCGTCGGGTTCATCCTGTTCGCCCTGCTCTCGCGGCGCATGCCGCCGCTGGTCGCCGCCGTCATAACGGGGGGCAGCATCGTGCTGGGCGCCGCGCTCGTCTTCGGTCTGCTGTGGGTGCTGCCGTGGACGCAGTCGTACGCGACGCACCTGGTCGAGGGCATCCTGGGGCAGGATCGCGCCACGCAGATGCGCTTCGGCGAGTATAAGGATGCACTCAATCTGATCGCGCGCTACCCGTGGTTCGGCGTCGGCTTCACCGGCGTGCCGGATGTCGATCTCTACGTCGGCGTATCGTCGCTCTACCTGCTGATGGCGTCGCGCATGGGGTTGATCGGCCTGGCATCGTTTGCCATCGTGATCGTGGTCTTCTTCACCAATCGCTGGGTCGTCTTCAAGCGCGCGGCGGAGATCGATCCGATCCTGCTCGGCGCGCTGGCGGCGGTGCTCGGCGCGCTGGTCGGCGGCATTTTCGATCATTACTTTTTCAACCTGGACTTCCCGCACTCCGTCACGCTCTTCTGGCTGTTCGTCGGCATGGCGATGAGCGCGCATTCGGCGGATGGCAATGATGTGTAG